GCAACGGCCTTTGTTAAACCTATAGGGGAAAATGTTTTTGTAGGTGAATTCAAGGATAATTTTAGATTAAAGCTTTGGGAAGTTCATGATATTAATAATATTATTCAAAATATACTATCCACCTTTAGCTATGGGAAAGATGATAAAGCGGGTTGTGGCTGCCGATAAAGTTTTTTAAAATTAATTTTTTAGTTATGAGATATGTGTTTTTTATAGTTAATATCATGTTTTTTTTAAGTTCTTGTGAACATAGTAACCCAGCCTTTAGATTTTCAAATTTTTATGGTACACCTGCAGAAACCCTTGTTAAAGCAATAAAAAGTAATGATGTAGAGGGGATTAGACAAGAAGTATTAAAAAAACATGTTGATATTAATTTTGAAGATGAAGAATATGAAGTATCCTTACTTGCATTAGCTATCGCTAATAACAAAAAAGATGCTTTTGAAGAATTATTAAGGCTTGGAGCTAATCCCAATATTGATAATTCTTCTTGTGTGAGCCCCTTAAAATCAGCCATAAGATACAATCATAATTGTGATACTTTTTTTATTAAAAAAATATTAGAGTATGGTGCAAATATTACGCCTAGATTTCCTAGTAAATGTAATCAAGCATACGATCCGATACCCGAAACAATATTACACTACAATGAAGAAAGTAAAGTGAAATGTGGTTTTGCGATTTTAAAGTTATTGACCTCAAAGCTAAACAACCCTGACTTATTATCTTTGTACAATAGTCCTGAAGATTATCAGGAAAATATTATTTATAATTGTTTAGAAGACAGGAATTTAAGTGCTTTAAAGTATTTAATAGTTGATTTAAAGTTTAAAGTTCCAGAAAAAATATTTATAGACGGTACTGTATTGCTGCATTATCAAGGGTATAAATCTTTAGATGAGATTCTTAAAAGCAGGGAATTTTCGTTTAATGAGCCCAATAAATTTAGAGAAAAGGCTAAGGACGAAATCTTGAATTATTTAAAAAAGGAATAACCCCAGCTCCCCAAAGTCTACTAAAAACAAACGTTTCTAATAGTTTTGGGGTGCTGTGCGAAGTCTCCCGACTTCGCACCCATTCCCATAGACAATTCCAACTTTATCAAAGTCAATATTCATTGTATCTGGTAAAATTATTCAGGTTCAAAACATCAACCACAGGAATATCCGTTTTTTTCTATATTTTACAACGCTTCACCTTTCACGTTTTCTTTCACGTTTCACCTTTCACCTTTCACCTTTCACGTTTTCACGCTTCACCCCATATACAATCAAGCACATCCAGCATATTTAAACAACTTCATAAAACCACCTTAATATTTCTAAGTAAAAACCTTACTAATTCTAAGGAATAACCTTATCCGTTTTAGGAAAAAAATGCATATTTTTATCAACTAAAATTAAGTAAAAATATGTTCAAAAACTTTTTAAGTGCCGGATGTGTGCTATTGCTTGTAACAAGCTGTAAAACAATAGCCATAGATCAAGTGTCCCAAACCAATACCACACAACAGGTCGTTCTGGGAAGTATTGGTTTAGAAAAAGATTTCATTTTACAAAGTGAATTTAACAACACATCCATTCCAGCCTATAAAACACCCATAAAGGTTTCTACAATAGTAACGCCATTCACTAAACAGACCCTTAGAGTATTTGCCAAAGCCAATGCTTTACAAGCAGCTGATGTAAACGTTAACTATGTCGATTCCATTAAAACAAAGCCTAATTATGTCAAGTTACAAATAGCCGATAAGGTTGCCGTAATACATGCTTTAAACAATGAAGAAAACACTGCCGTAAAAAAGTATTTAAGTTATAATGCCGATGTTCATATTATAACCAGTATCTCACTAGCACTAAACCAACCCGATTTAGATGCTATTACAAAAGCAGACGCTGTATTTCTTGTTGAAAAAGGATATAAAACCTATGCACTGCAACTTTATAAAGACGCCGTAAAAACACAAACAATTCCATTTAACCAAGGCGTGGTATTTGCTTTTAAAGGATCCAATTGCTGTTGGCAGGCAAACAAATACCACAAGCTTGAGATTGTGGATTTAGTAAGTGACTATAATAGTTGTCCCAATAACACCTATCGTTCTGCTAAACGTTCAGAAAAAAAGATACATACTTTAAACTACTAGAAAATGAAAAAACTACTATTATTAGTTGCAACACTGTGCTTTTTCAATTGTGATGACATTATTGAAGTCGTAGATATTTCAGAAGAAACCGTAACGGTTTTAGCGCCTAGGGACGGTGTGCTGGTAGACGAAGCCAGTGTTACATTTACTTGGGATGCCGTTGAAGAAGCCGAAAGCTATAAAATACAAATAGCAAAACCAAGTTTTGAAGCTGCCACACAAATAGTAACGGACTCTACCGTAACGAGCACTTTTTTTAATAGACTACTGGATTCCGGTAATTATGAGTGGCGCATACGGGCGGAAAACTCAGGTTATGCAACACTGTTCACAACCCAAAAATTCACGGTTTCTGCACCAGACCCTGTCGATATTACAAATGAGCAACTGGTTATTTTGACTCCAACAGATGGGAATACCTTCTTAACAACCGACACCATCAATTTTTCTTGGGAAACAATTGAAGGCGCAGACCAATATGTGATACAAATAGCCACCCCGGATTTTGATAACCCTGTAGAAACCATTAAGGATGAAACCATAACAAATACTAGCTTTTCAGTTTCCAATTTGAGTGCAAACACATATAAATTTAGAGTAAAAGCTAAAAACTCTGGTTTTGAAACGGGTTATATGGAAATTGGGTTTACGGTGAATGAATAGTTATTTTAATTGATAAATAGTTAAGTAATTTTTAAAAAACAATAATATGAAGCACCCGTGAGAATAGCATTCACATACACGAGGATGATTATTCAGGGAGCATGCCTGTGCTGAGCATTAGCGAGATGCAAAATATATTTTGCAGCAAAGGTAGCAAGTGAAGCTTGTCGAAGCATGACCAAATTAAAACAATAAATATAAACAGATGAAAAATACAATCAAGTTTCTTTTTTTTATAACAGTGAATACTGTTTTTTCACAACAAGCCATTACAGATACAGGTACAAATGTTGGGATAGGTACAACAACCCCAGATTCAGAATCTAGATTGCATGTTGTATCTCCAAGTGGAGTTACGGATTTTACCATATTAGCGACATCTGTTGGTGTAAATAACTGGTCTGGTTTTTATCAGGATGCTTTAAATAATTTTAAAATACAGGCTAGAGATGGATCTGGAATATTGAAAGCGAATATTGCTAGTAGCGGTGATAGTTGGTTAAATGGGGGGAATGTTGGTATTGGTACAGCAAGTCCATCAAGTAAATTACAAATTTCGGGACAAATAGATGGTGATTTTAATGGGTTAGTTATAGATAATAGAAAGAATTATGGCACCAACTCAGGTACAAATGAAACAAGTAGATTGTTATTAACACTATCTGAAAATGGAGCTCCTAATCCCCTAAGTAGAGTTTTTGGTATTATGGAAGCCGCCACACTTTCTGAAACAGACTCAAGCAACGGAAGATTATCGTTTTATGTAAGACAAAATGGA
This genomic window from Mariniflexile sp. TRM1-10 contains:
- a CDS encoding fibronectin type III domain-containing protein; translated protein: MKKLLLLVATLCFFNCDDIIEVVDISEETVTVLAPRDGVLVDEASVTFTWDAVEEAESYKIQIAKPSFEAATQIVTDSTVTSTFFNRLLDSGNYEWRIRAENSGYATLFTTQKFTVSAPDPVDITNEQLVILTPTDGNTFLTTDTINFSWETIEGADQYVIQIATPDFDNPVETIKDETITNTSFSVSNLSANTYKFRVKAKNSGFETGYMEIGFTVNE
- a CDS encoding ankyrin repeat domain-containing protein gives rise to the protein MRYVFFIVNIMFFLSSCEHSNPAFRFSNFYGTPAETLVKAIKSNDVEGIRQEVLKKHVDINFEDEEYEVSLLALAIANNKKDAFEELLRLGANPNIDNSSCVSPLKSAIRYNHNCDTFFIKKILEYGANITPRFPSKCNQAYDPIPETILHYNEESKVKCGFAILKLLTSKLNNPDLLSLYNSPEDYQENIIYNCLEDRNLSALKYLIVDLKFKVPEKIFIDGTVLLHYQGYKSLDEILKSREFSFNEPNKFREKAKDEILNYLKKE